CATAAAGTTGTATACATCGACAGAAGCGGGCTTTAGCCCGCTTATTTATTATACCTAACCTAAAGGCTTAGCCAAAACTTACTAATATTAATGTTTTCATTCTCTTTACAACCTTCCTCCATTCTAATCACTTAATTTGGATCTAAACCGTAGAGATATTGATAAAAGAAATTAGAAGGCTTGTAGAGTGTTTAGAATAAGACCCGGTTCATGTTAAATCATAATATTTTAATAAGCAGAGTGCTGTTATAAAAGGTTTTCCTAATATGTGAATATTCCTCTGTTACTCTATTGACTTATATTTACATATAGGAATTCATAATCTAATATCTGTAATTATAAGACAAAAAAAAGACCGTTTCCAGGAAACGGTCTTGAATTTTTGTAATCTGAATGATTATTTTTTCTTAGCACCAGAAACTGCGTTTGATAAATCAGCTCCAGCCTTGAATTTAGCAACTTTTTTAGCAGCAATTTTGATTGGTTTTTTAGTTGCAGGGTTGATCCCTTGTCTAGCCGCTCTCTCAGCTACTGAGAAAGTACCGAAACCTACTAAAGAAACTTTTCCGTCTTTTTTCTTTAAAGTAGAAGTTACGTTACCAATGAAAGATTCTAAAGCAGCTTTTGCTGCAACTTTAGTGATACCTGCATCTTTTGCGATTGCGTCGATTAATTCAGACTTGTTCATAATTTTTAATATTAAAGTTAGTTCGTAATTATAGCAAATATAATACTATTTTCTAATTGTGCAATTTTTTTATAAAAACTTATGCAAATTTTTTACTTTTCAGTGAAAACAGTTAAAATATGATAATTCGTATTTCAACGAAAAATCTACGTTACGGGTTACTAAAATCATGCCAAATGCTTATGTTTATTGACTTTAGCAAAAAGTTAATATTATTTCCTGTATTTATTAAATCCTAAATTGTGTGTAAAGTATTGATGTTTTTAAGAATATAATTGTTAATAATATAACTAATGATCTCTTTTTTTGTGTTTTATAAAATTAAACCCCGTTGTTTATGGGAGTTTTTTAATGGTAGTGAAGGTCTGTTTTATTAATTTTTATTAATAAATTTGCAGCATGTTAATAGAAGTTTTTAAGTCCAAGATCCATAGGGTACGAGTGACAGCCTCAGACCTTAATTATATAGGAAGTATAACGATAGATGAAGATCTTATAGAAGCTGCCGGTTTGGTAGTGGGAGAAAGGGTCTATATCGTCAATGTGAACAACGGAGAACGTTTTGATACATATGTTATCAAAGGGAAAAGAAAATCCGGAGAAGTATGTCTTAACGGGCCTGCTGCAAGAAAAGTACAGAAGGATGACATTATCATCATTATTGCTTATGCGCAGATGACTCCTGAAGAAGCTAAAGACTTCCAGCCGAAGATCGTTTTCCCGGATGAAAAAACAAACCTTCTTACGTAATTCATGGAGAAAACATCAAAAAATCCTTTAAAATCAATACTTACAATAGTAATATCGCTTGCTTTTGCAGGCTTTTTTTTATGGCTTGCCTTACGGGGACTTGATTTTAAAGTGATTCAACAGTCATTGGCTAAAGCTAATTATCTTTGGGTATTATTTGCCTCTGTTTTTGGCCTTCTTGCTTATTGGTTCAGAGCGATTCGATGGAACCTGATGCTGGAACCGATGGGACATAGTATTTCCAATTCAAACTCACTTTGGTCTATTTCATTTGGATATCTAATGAACCTGACAATTCCAAGGAGTGGAGAGCTGGCAAGAGCTACCGCTTTATATGGTGTAGAAAAAGTACCTGTAGACCAATCTTTTGGAACAATTATTCTGGAAAGAGTGGTAGATTTAATCTGTATGCTTGGTTTTCTCGGGCTGACATTATTGTTTAAATATGAAGCTATTTTGTCATTCTATGAAAATTCAGGAGTTACTATTAATCCTAACAAAATTTTACTTGTTCTTTCTGTATTAATTGGAGGTACGGTTTTGTTTTTTGCTTTTAAAAAGAGATTGGCAAATATTCCATTTCTAGGTAAGATTGTCAATTTTATAGATGGAATTTTTCAGGGATTGACTACTATTTTCAAATTAAAACAAAAAGGGAAATTTATATTATATACACTGGGAATCTGGATTTCCTATTATTTTGCAGCTTATCTGGTATGTTTTGCACTTCCTGAAACTTCTGCATTTACCTTTGCAGATGGTTTCTTCATTATTGTCGTAGGAACATTAGGAATGATTATTCCGGCGAGTGGTGGGATAGGTGCTTATAATCTGGCGATGAAGTATGGTTTCATGGCTCTTTTTATCTCAGTAGGAAAAAGTGCTGACCTTGGTGGTGAAATGGGGCTGACCTATTCTTTTATTTCTTTACCGCTTCAGATAGTGATTATGTTGGTAATGGGACTTATTTCTATTCCTATGTTAGCCAAAGCAAGAAATGAAGCCGCTTCAGAAAAGGTTTTTAAATAATTAATTCAACAATTATATGATATAAAGGTCCAGTTTTTTAATTGGACCTTTTTTATTGTCTTTTATTTCAAGGAGGAAATTAGATTTACTTGTCTTATATCCATTATTTTTAGCAAATAAATTTGGTCAGTTCGTAAATCAAATCTATCTTAATGGAAAAAATAATTCATAACATAAAATACTATGGCAATTAATCTACAGAAAGGACAAAAGATCGAGATCGGACTGACTAAAATGACGATAGGACTTGGTTGGGATCCTAATGAAGGGACAGGCTACGACTTCGATCTTGATGCTTCAGCAATTATGATCGATTCTGACAGAAAATTAGTAAGCGAGGAATATTTTGTTTTTTATAATAATTTAAATTCACCGGATGGAGCTCTTACCCATACCGGAGATGATCCAAGTGGAAAGAACAGTGACGGGGATGATGATGAGGCAATCATTATTGATCTTGATAAAGTAGATTCAAGAGTTGAGGAAATTCTTTTTGTGGTAACTATTGAAGACTTTGAAAGAAGAAAACAGAACTTCGGACAGGTAAGAAATTCTTATATCAGAGTGGTAGATAACAGTACTCACCAGGAGATTGCAAAATATGAACTGGATGAAGACTTTTCCATTGAAACAGGAGTAGAATTCGGAAGACTGTATAAAAGAAACGGAAGCTGGAAGTTTGAAGCTTCAGGAATCGGATACAGAGCAGATCTTGGCTTCTTCCTTGAAAAATATTATAAAGGACAAATCATCAAATAAACATTAAATACACAAAACAATAGCTATGGCAATTAATTTACAGAAAGGTCAAACGATTGATTTAAGAAAAAATGACCGTGGAGAAAGTGTTTATGACCTTTCGAAAGTAACGATCGGTTTAGGATGGGATGTAAGAAAACAAGGAGGTTTCTTTGGGAAACTTTTTAATAAGGAAGCTGAATATGATCTTGATGCAGTAGCATTTCTTCTGGATGGTAGCGGAAAGGTTGCCAATTTGGGAAGAACGGTTCAGACCAATGACGGAAGACAGATGGGATTGTATCAGGGAGATGTGGTTTTCTTCAATTCTATGCAGCATCCGAGTGGAAATGTATGGCTTACGGGAGATAATAGAACCGGTGCCGGAGATGGGGATGATGAGCAGATCATTGTAAAATTGGATCAGCTGGATCAAAGCTATCAGAAAATTGTGTTTTTGGTTACCATTTACCAGGGAAGAACCAATAACCAACACTTTGGAATGATTGAAAATGCATTTATCCGTGCCGTGGATGCTACAGGTAAAGAAATTACAAAATACAGCCTTTCCGGAGATTCAAGTATGAACGGAATGTGTGCAATGGTTTTTGCAGAGGCCTATCGTCATAATGGAGATTGGAAGTTCCGTGCAGTAGGAGAACCTCACAATACGGATAACTTTATTGATATTCTGAGACAGCAGTACTCATATTCAAACTAGATTGTAAATTTCTATTCAACATATAAGCCGGCTGGGAAGTCTTCGACTTCCTCCGCCGGCTTCAGAATTAATAACCGCCTTATGACCAGAAGATTATTAGCTTATTTTTTACTGGATACTTCCGGTTCCATGAATGGGGAACCCATCCAGGCGCTGAACAACGGCTTCAATGGACTCATCAGCATGCTTCGTACAGATCCGCAAGCGATGGAAAGCCTTCATTTAAGTGTCATAACCTTTGATAGAGAGGTTAAGAATATTATTCCGTTAACTGCTCTTGCCAATTTTTATCCCATGGAGATTACCTGTCCGGATAGTGGCCCCACCCATACGGGAGCAGCGCTAGAAATGGTAGCTGAACTTGTTCAGAAAGATGTTGTAAAAGGATCTGCTGATGAAAAAGGGGACTGGCAGCCGTTACTTTTTATATTTACAGACGGAAAACCTTCTGATATTCAGAAATACAGACAAATGATTCCTGTACTTAGAGGTCTTGAGTTTGGCGGTATTGTAGGTTGTGCAGCAGGTCCCAAAGCTGATGAGCAGTTTCTTAAGGAACTTACAGATCATGTCGTAAAGCTTGATACTACAGATGCTATTACCCTTTCTTCCTTTTTCAAATGGGTGAGTTCTTCTATTACACAAGGTGGGCATTCACAAAATACAGCAGATCATGTAACATTGCCTCCGCCACCGTCGGAGCTTACTATTATTATTTAAAAAAATGTCTTTACAGATATGAGAAGGCTACCCATTTATTTTTTGATCGATGTCTCCGAATCTATGGTAGGAGATCCAATTGAGCAGGTACAGGAAGGAATTTCCAATATCGTCAGAGAGCTGAAAAAAGATCCGTATTCACTGGAAACAGTTTATATTTCCGTGGTAGGTTTTGCCGGAGAGGCTGAAGTGATTACGCCATTGCAGGATATTATCAGTTTTTATCCGCCTAAAATTCCGATTGGAAGCGGAACCTCGTTGTCTCAGGGGTTGATTAAAATTATGGATTGTATTGATAAGGATGTAGTAAAGACAACTTATGACCGTAAAGGTGACTGGAAACCTATTGTTTTTCTGTTTACAGACGGTGTTCCAACGGATGATGCGACTAAAGCGATCGAAAGATGGAATACCAAGTATAATGGAAAGGCTAATACCATTGCCGTTTCTATAGGGGAAAATACAAATTATAGGCTTTTAGGCTCATTGGCGGATAACGTTTTACTCTTCAATAATACAGATGAAAATTCATATAAAGAATTCTTCAAATGGGTAACAGATTCTATTAAAACAACCAGCCAAAGTGTTACTGAAGCAAAAAAAGAAGGAATCAATCTTTCCAAAATTGATTCTGTTATTCTTGAAAAGGTAGATCCACAGATGGAGCAGCGTTTTCCAGATAATAATTTTGTGGTTTTGAATGGTAAATGCTCAGAGACGGACAAGCTCTATCTGATGAAATTAAAAAAAACGTTCGGGGAATCAAGTATTCCGGGGATGTCTACCAGATATTATAAATTGGAAGGAGCTTATAAAATTGATGAAAAATCCTATTACAGACTGTCTTCTGCACAAAGGAGTCATCTGAAAATTTCAATAGAAGAACTTCAGGGCGGAACTTCATGTCCGCAATGTGCCAATCCTATTGCTCTTGCCACCTGCTCTTGCGGTGGAATTCATTGCCTTCAAGGAGAAGGATATAATAAATGCCCTTGGTGTGGAACTTCAGATTATTACGGATATTCCGGGGGAGGATTTGATATCAATAGAACGTTAGGTTAAATCATATGAGCCATGAAAATACCTTCATTTTATTTTGGAACCGGGAAAGAGCCTATGGGAAAAGGGGCAATTTATAAAGAGAAAGAAGAATTTAAAGAAGCTCACTGGGTATTGCAACATGCCCATTCAGGGAAGTTCTATGAATGCAGCTTTGGAATGTCTGATTTTCCAAATATCAGGATTAAAACTGTCAACAACTTAGAAGAAACCGGTCTTGTGTTTGAAAATAACAGCATTTCCGGAATTCCGGTGGCCCATAATCTTTATCATCTGGATATTGAATTTTTCCACACCGAGGATAGAGAGAATATTGAGATTAAGAGAGTTCAGCTATTGGTTAATGTTGATCCCAAAGATTTATGGAAGAGTATTCCAAGTGATAGAAATGCCGATTTTTATAAAGAAGATGAGGTTTCATTTCAGGGAACATTCTCTGATAAAAAAATTGTTGTAGCTTCTAAAAGGGGCCGTTCTCATGCTCATGAAGGAAAATTCAGAGAAGATGATTTTGCTGTGAATAAACTTTTTGCAGAATGGAATGTTATTTCCGTTTCTGATGGTGCCGGTTCTGCTGTAATGGCACGGGAAGGTTCAAGGCTGGCAACAGTTTCTATCAATCAGTTTTTAAGTGATCCGGATGTTTTAAATGAAATTGAAAATAATATCACTATCATTTATACCCCAGGAAATTTGCAAAAAGAACTGGATGAAGCGAAAGAAAATGTAATAAGAGTTCTGTATAAAGGGGTTTTATACGTTCATAACACATTGGAAAAAACCGCTGCAGAAAATAAACTCTCCATTAATGATCTTCATGCTACTCTTATTTTTGCTTTGGTTAAAAAGTTCAGTTTTGGATATGTTATCCTGAGTTTCGGAGTAGGAGACTGCCCAATTAACCTCATCAATACAGATTTTTCCGCGGTAGAACTTCTGAATACTATGGATGTGGGAGAATTCAGTGGTGGTACCCGTTTTATGACGATGAAGGAAATTTTCAGTAATCATATTGCTTCCCGTTTCAGGATAACTTGTGTTGAAGATTTTTCATATCTGGTGCTCATGACAGACGGTATTTATGATCCGAAATTCCTTACAGAGAACAAACTGGAAGATACAGAAAGCTGGAAAATGTTTTTTAATGATCTTAACGGAGATAACGATGATCTTGCTAAGATAGACTTTATCAATGATGCCAAGATTGCTCAACAGCTTCTGCATTGGACTGATTTCTGGAGCAAAGGTAATCATGACGACCGTACACTAGCCATAATTTATTAATTCAATATGAAAAATACCATTAAGGTTGTTTCTGTTCTGGATGCAGCCAAGTCCTATGAGTATGTAGATGAAAAGCCCATTCAGGGTGGAGTAAAAGATGTTTATTTCTCGCCGGATAGGAAGTATGTAGTTGCTTTTTATAGAAATCCATTGGATGAGGGGCAGAAGGAAAGAATTATGAGAATTGTTTCTATTTATCTTCAAAGTATACAAAATGGAAATGCTGCAGAATATTTTCTGAATGAAATATTCAGATGGCCTTATGATATTGTTGAAAAAGATAGGCTGACTGGAATTATTGTTCCTATTTACAATCAAAAATTTTTCTTTGCTAAAGGATATGTAGGTTCTGATAATATTCAGGGTGAAGATAAAGTAGGAAAATGGTTTACAGCTCCGATGTTTAGAAATCCGCAGTATCCACTGAGGCTGGATCAGTCTGAACTTGGGGACTGGTTAAGCTATTTTCAGATTGCCATTAATATCAGCCGAGGAGTAAAGAAGCTTCATCAGATGGGATTAGCTCATTCAGATTTGTCTTATAACAATATTTTAGTAGATCCTGTAACCAAATCAGCCTGTATTATTGATATTGATGGTCTTGTTGTCCCCAAATTATTTCCACCGGAAGTCATAGGGACGGCAGATTTTATAGCTCCTGAAGTTTTAAAGACCCAACATTTGGGACTTCAGGATCCGGGAAGACATCTGCCTAATCAAAAAACCGATCTGCATGCTCTTGCAGTTTTGATTTACATGTATCTGTTAAGAAGACACCCTCTTCGAGGTGGAAAGATCTGGGATCTGGATTCTGAAAAGGATGAACTCATATCTATGGGTGAAAAAGCACTGTTTGTAGAACATCCTAATGATCCTTCCAATAATGTAAGAGCCGATCATCTTAGGAAATGGGATGTTTTCTGGGGCGATCCGCAAAAGAACCCTTATACCGTAACAGGTCCGTATATTACAGATTTGTTCAGAAAAACATTTATAGAGGGATTACACGACCCGATCAGGCGCCCCACTGCCAACGAATGGGAAACAGCTTTGCTGAAAACAGTAGATCTGATACAGCCTTGTAAGAATCCGGAATGTACTGAAAAATGGTACGTCTTTGACAATACCAGCAATCCGAAATGTCCTTTCTGCGGAACTCCACATCAGGGAACACTTCCGGTTCTTGATTTATACTTTAGATTTGATGATGAGGTCTGGAAACCGGAAAACCACCGATTGATGGTGTACCATAATCAATATTTGTTCAAATGGCATGTTTCAAGGAAGGTGATTAGAAATGAAAACCTGGCTATGCAGGATAAAATACCTGTAGGATATTTTACATTTCATCAGGGAAAGTGGGTATTGGTCAATCAAAGTTTATCAGGTATGAAAGATATTACAGAACAGAAAGAAATTCCGCCGGGATCTATGGTTGAACTGACTGATGGAAAGAAAATATTGTTGTCTGCAGAAGATGGAGGAAGATTAATCTATGTAACAATGGCAAATCAGTAGTTCAATTAGGCAGAAAGCGAGGAGAATGAAGCCGTAAATATAATCTCAACAATAAAATAAAAGTATTTAAATTCAATAGAAGTGGGTTTTAGCCCGCTTTTTTATATTTTACCCAACTCCAATGGCTTTAGACCAAACCTCTATTTTTTTATACTCTTACAGATTTTTACACAATCATCTGCTCAATCAACGAGAGTAAAATATTTCTACAGATTTTTTGTACAATTATCTGTGAAAATCCGTATCTGTGGGAAAATAAAATCAACCATAAAAATCACAAAAGCTCTTTTCACACTTAAAAAACTTTAAGTTAAAAGCTTTCTGCATAAGATTATTAGTGTAAAGTATTTGTGCTAAAAAGGAGAGAACTTCATGAAGTAAGAATGCTCATCTTCGTTTACGATTTTGAACCCTAAACTCGAATATAGATGCTGAGCCTTATTGGTTTTTAAAACACTTAAAGAAGCCGTTTTTCCTGTTGCAGAAGCTTCTTCTAAAATATCAGCCAGGATCATTCTTCCTAATCCTTTGCCTTGTTGGCTGGGATCAATCTGAAGCTGTAATATATCGATATTGGTATCTGCTCGATCTATTTTCAGAAGCCCAATAGGATTATGGTCCAGAAAAATAATAGAGGCCTTGTCAAACTGATAGAGGATCCGTTGAAGTGTCGTTTCCTGGTCTGTAGGAAGGTTAGATTCTGCATAGTGCGGAACCATGGTCTTTGTTCTCAGATCAAGGAGATAATCAATATCTTTTTCTGTAGCTTTTTGATAAGTAAGTGGAGTTTTCATAGTTTTTTTAATTCGAATTTCAGGCCATACTTTCCCTGACCGGAAAAATTAATAAGTACCTATCTTTAACAATATTTCCTGAACTTGATTTAAAGTTTAATCAAATGTAATATTTCTTTGTTGAAGATATGCTTCATTAATATTTTCTTTTTCAATGCGATCCGGATACATTGTTATTTTTATAAACTCTTCATCCGGGTAAAGACCTCCTAAAAACAACTCATTTTCTATTATTTTGACCTGGATGGTAAGTGCATTGATAAGGATTTCTTCATCCTTTAAAGTTTCGATATTAAAAATAAACAATCTCTGATAATAAGTATCTTTATACTTAATGATAAGATAATTTTCATGAAAATACAAAAGACCATCCCGGAAAATTGCTTGTCCCAAGGTATTAATAGGTGGTTTCCATGTAAGCAGTTTCTTTTTTTTCAGTCTGATATGAACCTTTTCTTTTCCCGCTTCATTACATTGCCACCAGGCAATAATCCCATCTTTATTGATCGCTGTTTGGTGGGGTGACACTGAATTTTCAGTACCCAAATGATCTATCCAGACAATCTTTTGTTGACTAAGTTCAGTTTTTATATGATCTGTGGATAATTCTTCATCAATCAGGGTAAGGAT
This Chryseobacterium sp. G0162 DNA region includes the following protein-coding sequences:
- a CDS encoding GNAT family N-acetyltransferase — translated: MKTPLTYQKATEKDIDYLLDLRTKTMVPHYAESNLPTDQETTLQRILYQFDKASIIFLDHNPIGLLKIDRADTNIDILQLQIDPSQQGKGLGRMILADILEEASATGKTASLSVLKTNKAQHLYSSLGFKIVNEDEHSYFMKFSPF
- a CDS encoding HU family DNA-binding protein, which codes for MNKSELIDAIAKDAGITKVAAKAALESFIGNVTSTLKKKDGKVSLVGFGTFSVAERAARQGINPATKKPIKIAAKKVAKFKAGADLSNAVSGAKKK
- a CDS encoding TerD family protein encodes the protein MAINLQKGQTIDLRKNDRGESVYDLSKVTIGLGWDVRKQGGFFGKLFNKEAEYDLDAVAFLLDGSGKVANLGRTVQTNDGRQMGLYQGDVVFFNSMQHPSGNVWLTGDNRTGAGDGDDEQIIVKLDQLDQSYQKIVFLVTIYQGRTNNQHFGMIENAFIRAVDATGKEITKYSLSGDSSMNGMCAMVFAEAYRHNGDWKFRAVGEPHNTDNFIDILRQQYSYSN
- a CDS encoding TerY-C metal binding domain-containing protein; its protein translation is MRRLPIYFLIDVSESMVGDPIEQVQEGISNIVRELKKDPYSLETVYISVVGFAGEAEVITPLQDIISFYPPKIPIGSGTSLSQGLIKIMDCIDKDVVKTTYDRKGDWKPIVFLFTDGVPTDDATKAIERWNTKYNGKANTIAVSIGENTNYRLLGSLADNVLLFNNTDENSYKEFFKWVTDSIKTTSQSVTEAKKEGINLSKIDSVILEKVDPQMEQRFPDNNFVVLNGKCSETDKLYLMKLKKTFGESSIPGMSTRYYKLEGAYKIDEKSYYRLSSAQRSHLKISIEELQGGTSCPQCANPIALATCSCGGIHCLQGEGYNKCPWCGTSDYYGYSGGGFDINRTLG
- a CDS encoding TerD family protein; translated protein: MAINLQKGQKIEIGLTKMTIGLGWDPNEGTGYDFDLDASAIMIDSDRKLVSEEYFVFYNNLNSPDGALTHTGDDPSGKNSDGDDDEAIIIDLDKVDSRVEEILFVVTIEDFERRKQNFGQVRNSYIRVVDNSTHQEIAKYELDEDFSIETGVEFGRLYKRNGSWKFEASGIGYRADLGFFLEKYYKGQIIK
- the panD gene encoding aspartate 1-decarboxylase — translated: MLIEVFKSKIHRVRVTASDLNYIGSITIDEDLIEAAGLVVGERVYIVNVNNGERFDTYVIKGKRKSGEVCLNGPAARKVQKDDIIIIIAYAQMTPEEAKDFQPKIVFPDEKTNLLT
- a CDS encoding PP2C family serine/threonine-protein phosphatase, whose translation is MKIPSFYFGTGKEPMGKGAIYKEKEEFKEAHWVLQHAHSGKFYECSFGMSDFPNIRIKTVNNLEETGLVFENNSISGIPVAHNLYHLDIEFFHTEDRENIEIKRVQLLVNVDPKDLWKSIPSDRNADFYKEDEVSFQGTFSDKKIVVASKRGRSHAHEGKFREDDFAVNKLFAEWNVISVSDGAGSAVMAREGSRLATVSINQFLSDPDVLNEIENNITIIYTPGNLQKELDEAKENVIRVLYKGVLYVHNTLEKTAAENKLSINDLHATLIFALVKKFSFGYVILSFGVGDCPINLINTDFSAVELLNTMDVGEFSGGTRFMTMKEIFSNHIASRFRITCVEDFSYLVLMTDGIYDPKFLTENKLEDTESWKMFFNDLNGDNDDLAKIDFINDAKIAQQLLHWTDFWSKGNHDDRTLAIIY
- a CDS encoding helix-hairpin-helix domain-containing protein translates to MKNTIKVVSVLDAAKSYEYVDEKPIQGGVKDVYFSPDRKYVVAFYRNPLDEGQKERIMRIVSIYLQSIQNGNAAEYFLNEIFRWPYDIVEKDRLTGIIVPIYNQKFFFAKGYVGSDNIQGEDKVGKWFTAPMFRNPQYPLRLDQSELGDWLSYFQIAINISRGVKKLHQMGLAHSDLSYNNILVDPVTKSACIIDIDGLVVPKLFPPEVIGTADFIAPEVLKTQHLGLQDPGRHLPNQKTDLHALAVLIYMYLLRRHPLRGGKIWDLDSEKDELISMGEKALFVEHPNDPSNNVRADHLRKWDVFWGDPQKNPYTVTGPYITDLFRKTFIEGLHDPIRRPTANEWETALLKTVDLIQPCKNPECTEKWYVFDNTSNPKCPFCGTPHQGTLPVLDLYFRFDDEVWKPENHRLMVYHNQYLFKWHVSRKVIRNENLAMQDKIPVGYFTFHQGKWVLVNQSLSGMKDITEQKEIPPGSMVELTDGKKILLSAEDGGRLIYVTMANQ
- a CDS encoding vWA domain-containing protein; translation: MTRRLLAYFLLDTSGSMNGEPIQALNNGFNGLISMLRTDPQAMESLHLSVITFDREVKNIIPLTALANFYPMEITCPDSGPTHTGAALEMVAELVQKDVVKGSADEKGDWQPLLFIFTDGKPSDIQKYRQMIPVLRGLEFGGIVGCAAGPKADEQFLKELTDHVVKLDTTDAITLSSFFKWVSSSITQGGHSQNTADHVTLPPPPSELTIII
- a CDS encoding lysylphosphatidylglycerol synthase transmembrane domain-containing protein, producing the protein MEKTSKNPLKSILTIVISLAFAGFFLWLALRGLDFKVIQQSLAKANYLWVLFASVFGLLAYWFRAIRWNLMLEPMGHSISNSNSLWSISFGYLMNLTIPRSGELARATALYGVEKVPVDQSFGTIILERVVDLICMLGFLGLTLLFKYEAILSFYENSGVTINPNKILLVLSVLIGGTVLFFAFKKRLANIPFLGKIVNFIDGIFQGLTTIFKLKQKGKFILYTLGIWISYYFAAYLVCFALPETSAFTFADGFFIIVVGTLGMIIPASGGIGAYNLAMKYGFMALFISVGKSADLGGEMGLTYSFISLPLQIVIMLVMGLISIPMLAKARNEAASEKVFK